In Glycine max cultivar Williams 82 chromosome 7, Glycine_max_v4.0, whole genome shotgun sequence, a single window of DNA contains:
- the LOC100814037 gene encoding vacuolar protein sorting-associated protein 28 homolog 2 isoform X1, whose amino-acid sequence MLSFGSCVFPSVKKNPSLCACPVLFSNPPPSPLCDLILNPIAMTTMEVKLWNDKREREMYDNFGELYAIIKATERLEKAYVRDIISPQEYELECQKLIAHFKTLASTLKDTVPSIERFADTYKMECPAAINRLVVSGVPATVEHRATVAASASTSAAIVAECVQNFITSMDSLKLNMVAVDQVHPLLSDLYASLNKLTILPPDFEGKTKMKEWIARLSKMGAADELTEQQARQLHFDLESSYNSFMAALPNAGT is encoded by the coding sequence ATGCTGAGTTTTGGGTCTTGTGTTTTTCCTTCAGTGAAGAAGAACCCTTCTCTTTGCGCGTGTCCCGTTCTCTTCTCCAATCCTCCTCCATCCCCACTGTGTGATCTGATCCTAAATCCTATAGCCATGACTACCATGGAGGTTAAGCTATGGAATGACAAGCGCGAGAGAGAAATGTATGACAACTTTGGGGAGCTTTATGCCATTATCAAAGCCACTGAGAGGCTTGAGAAGGCCTATGTTAGAGATATAATCTCACCCCAGGAATATGAGTTAGAGTGCCAGAAGCTCATAGCTCATTTCAAAACCTTAGCTTCCACCCTTAAAGACACCGTGCCTAGCATTGAGCGATTTGCAGATACTTACAAGATGGAGTGCCCAGCGGCGATTAACCGTCTTGTGGTTTCCGGTGTTCCTGCTACGGTGGAGCATCGTGCGACTGTGGCTGCCTCTGCTTCCACCTCGGCTGCTATTGTGGCCGAGTGCGTGCAGAATTTTATTACTTCTATGGATTCTTTGAAACTTAACATGGTGGCTGTGGATCAGGTGCACCCGTTGCTCTCGGACCTTTATGCTTCACTCAATAAGTTGACTATCCTGCCACCTGATTTTGAggggaaaacaaaaatgaaggaGTGGATTGCGAGGTTATCCAAGATGGGTGCAGCTGATGAGTTGACTGAACAACAGGCGCGGCAGCTTCACTTTGATCTTGAGTCTTCTTACAATTCCTTTATGGCAGCCCTGCCCAATGCTGGTACATGA
- the LOC100814037 gene encoding vacuolar protein sorting-associated protein 28 homolog 2 isoform X2, whose protein sequence is MTTMEVKLWNDKREREMYDNFGELYAIIKATERLEKAYVRDIISPQEYELECQKLIAHFKTLASTLKDTVPSIERFADTYKMECPAAINRLVVSGVPATVEHRATVAASASTSAAIVAECVQNFITSMDSLKLNMVAVDQVHPLLSDLYASLNKLTILPPDFEGKTKMKEWIARLSKMGAADELTEQQARQLHFDLESSYNSFMAALPNAGT, encoded by the coding sequence ATGACTACCATGGAGGTTAAGCTATGGAATGACAAGCGCGAGAGAGAAATGTATGACAACTTTGGGGAGCTTTATGCCATTATCAAAGCCACTGAGAGGCTTGAGAAGGCCTATGTTAGAGATATAATCTCACCCCAGGAATATGAGTTAGAGTGCCAGAAGCTCATAGCTCATTTCAAAACCTTAGCTTCCACCCTTAAAGACACCGTGCCTAGCATTGAGCGATTTGCAGATACTTACAAGATGGAGTGCCCAGCGGCGATTAACCGTCTTGTGGTTTCCGGTGTTCCTGCTACGGTGGAGCATCGTGCGACTGTGGCTGCCTCTGCTTCCACCTCGGCTGCTATTGTGGCCGAGTGCGTGCAGAATTTTATTACTTCTATGGATTCTTTGAAACTTAACATGGTGGCTGTGGATCAGGTGCACCCGTTGCTCTCGGACCTTTATGCTTCACTCAATAAGTTGACTATCCTGCCACCTGATTTTGAggggaaaacaaaaatgaaggaGTGGATTGCGAGGTTATCCAAGATGGGTGCAGCTGATGAGTTGACTGAACAACAGGCGCGGCAGCTTCACTTTGATCTTGAGTCTTCTTACAATTCCTTTATGGCAGCCCTGCCCAATGCTGGTACATGA